In Prunus dulcis chromosome 2, ALMONDv2, whole genome shotgun sequence, a single genomic region encodes these proteins:
- the LOC117620245 gene encoding transcription factor DIVARICATA: MFQETAPCWSSMAQSASAPWTRFEDKLFEQALVRFSEDLPDRWERIAGEVPGKTPEEVLEHYETLVHDVLEIDSGRVELPSYADDSVVGWDTASQISFGSKLNKHGEPERKKGTPWTEQEHKLFLIGLKKFGKGDWRSISRNVVVTRTPTQVASHAQKYFLRQSSVKKERKRSSIHDITTVESNSVAVPADRNWIPPPGVPAQQPPLQQPQGHLPDQEGSMGYQDFGYPM, encoded by the exons ATGTTCCAAGAAACGGCGCCGTGTTGGTCGAGTATGGCTCAGTCGGCGTCGGCTCCGTGGACTCGGTTCGAGGACAAGCTCTTTGAGCAGGCGCTGGTCCGGTTCTCTGAGGACTTGCCCGATCGGTGGGAGAGGATCGCCGGGGAAGTTCCGGGCAAGACTCCCGAGGAGGTTCTGGAGCACTACGAAACTTTGGTTCACGATGTGTTGGAGATTGACTCGGGCCGAGTCGAGTTGCCGAGTTATGCTGATGACTCGGTGGTCGGTTGGGATACGGCTAGTCAGATCTCTTTCGGGTCCAAGCTCAATAAGCATGGCGAGCCCGAGAGGAAGAAGGGGACTCCTTGGACTGAACAAGAACACAA GTTATTTCTAATTGGACTAAAAAAGTTTGGTAAGGGTGACTGGAGGAGCATTTCGAGGAATGTGGTTGTGACAAGAACACCAACCCAAGTGGCTAGCCATGCCCAGAAGTATTTTCTTCGCCAAAGCTCagtgaaaaaggaaaggaaaagatcAAGCATTCACGACATAACCACTGTAGAAAGTAACTCGGTAGCTGTCCCTGCTGATCGAAATTGGATTCCTCCACCTGGTGTTCCAGCTCAACAGCCTCCATTGCAACAGCCGCAGGGTCATTTGCCTGATCAAGAGGGTTCAATGGGGTATCAAGATTTTGGTTATCCGATGTAA